One Luteibacter sp. 9135 DNA segment encodes these proteins:
- a CDS encoding UPF0149 family protein, whose product MQMNEARLGRLDDLLISTNRYSLETLDGLFSAAIVGPAEVDIDDCMAIFDAGEATPWESEAVHAEVAELLKEFWAVIQARVSGDPKIMGEESLPFVDSPEEFDELEDVSTYDGDFPLASDWALGFRFAIDAWEEEWSEWLDESTYPFVGMLLTLTADQTDPDPGTPAVPLPTFEERMTLLNEIPFQLATLYRRRHPEHGRPQRRDESKVGRNDSCTCGSGKKFKKCCGAGG is encoded by the coding sequence ATGCAGATGAATGAAGCGCGACTAGGCCGACTCGACGACCTCCTGATCTCGACCAACCGGTATTCGCTGGAAACGCTGGACGGTCTGTTTTCCGCGGCCATCGTCGGTCCGGCCGAGGTGGACATCGACGACTGCATGGCCATCTTCGACGCAGGCGAGGCGACGCCGTGGGAATCCGAGGCGGTGCATGCCGAGGTTGCCGAACTGCTCAAGGAGTTCTGGGCGGTGATCCAGGCGCGTGTCTCGGGCGATCCGAAGATCATGGGGGAAGAATCTCTTCCGTTCGTCGATTCCCCCGAGGAGTTCGACGAGCTCGAGGATGTCAGCACGTACGACGGTGATTTCCCGCTTGCCAGCGACTGGGCGCTCGGCTTCCGCTTCGCCATCGACGCATGGGAAGAAGAATGGTCAGAGTGGCTGGATGAATCGACCTATCCGTTCGTCGGCATGCTGCTGACCCTCACCGCCGACCAGACCGATCCCGATCCTGGCACCCCCGCCGTACCGCTGCCGACCTTCGAGGAGCGCATGACGCTGCTCAACGAGATCCCGTTCCAGCTGGCGACGCTGTATCGCCGCCGTCACCCGGAGCACGGACGCCCGCAGCGCCGCGACGAATCGAAGGTCGGGCGTAACGACAGCTGCACATGCGGCAGCGGAAAGAAGTTCAAGAAGTGCTGCGGCGCCGGCGGTTGA
- the trxA gene encoding thioredoxin TrxA, giving the protein MSDKITHTSDAAFQQEVLDSDTPVLLDFWAEWCGPCKSIAPLLDELAGEYEGKLKIVKINIDENQQTPRQFGVRGIPTLMLFKDGKVAGTQIGAVGKGQLAKFIDGAL; this is encoded by the coding sequence GTGAGCGACAAGATCACCCATACGAGCGACGCTGCGTTCCAGCAGGAAGTCCTCGATTCCGACACCCCCGTCCTGCTCGACTTCTGGGCGGAATGGTGCGGCCCCTGCAAGTCCATCGCGCCGTTGCTCGACGAACTGGCCGGCGAATACGAGGGCAAGCTGAAGATCGTCAAGATCAACATCGACGAGAACCAGCAGACGCCGCGCCAGTTCGGCGTGCGCGGCATTCCCACCCTCATGCTGTTCAAGGACGGCAAGGTGGCAGGCACCCAGATCGGTGCCGTGGGCAAGGGCCAGCTGGCCAAGTTCATCGACGGCGCCCTCTGA
- a CDS encoding DEAD/DEAH box helicase — protein sequence MSETVLTDVFYENLDLHPLLHQGLATAGITRCTPIQALTLPVALLGRDVAGQAQTGTGKTFAFLVALMDRLLKHPAAVDRKDADPRALIIAPTRELAIQIEKDFQTIGKATGLRSALIYGGVDYDKQRQQLRDGCDIIIATPGRLLDYYKQDVFGFGAVEVMVIDEADRMFDLGFIKDVRFIFRRLPAREKRQVLLFSATLSHRVLELAYEHMHEAEKLVVETENVTADRVRQVVYFPSKEEKMPLLLNLLEESKTERSIIFVNTKAAAERITDRLKRHNFRVGAISGDVPQVKRQKLLQRFQDGQIDLLVATDVAARGLHIPAVSHVFNYDLPQDAEDYVHRIGRTARLGAEGDAVSFACDLYAMGLPDIETYINQKIPTASIDAKMLVMPAPRPRADGVQDEVDDPNDTGGHIPTRGAPPEKGGRAGRDGRGGPSRSGERPASRERRPRPPREDQPVGGFTAASTEIPMTTVVVAESVEQLPAAAEAMAADGAVKKRRRRRGGRGRGAREGLDVATDGQQVVEAAATADRPAASPGARHKDEGPAESNPGRRPSRQVAANRPAGTPALAEKTHEKKVGFFRRIGRLFGSR from the coding sequence ATGTCCGAAACCGTTCTCACCGACGTCTTCTACGAAAACCTCGACCTCCATCCGTTGCTCCACCAGGGTCTGGCCACTGCGGGCATCACCCGCTGCACGCCCATCCAGGCACTGACCCTGCCGGTCGCCCTGCTGGGGCGCGACGTCGCCGGCCAGGCGCAGACGGGCACGGGCAAGACCTTCGCCTTCCTGGTCGCCCTGATGGACCGCCTGCTCAAGCATCCGGCCGCGGTGGACCGCAAGGATGCCGATCCCCGTGCCCTGATCATCGCGCCCACCCGCGAGCTGGCCATCCAGATCGAGAAGGATTTCCAGACGATCGGCAAGGCCACCGGCCTGCGCAGCGCGCTGATCTACGGAGGGGTGGACTACGACAAGCAGCGCCAGCAGCTGCGCGACGGCTGCGACATCATCATCGCCACGCCCGGCCGCCTGCTCGACTACTACAAGCAGGATGTGTTCGGTTTCGGCGCGGTCGAGGTCATGGTCATCGACGAAGCCGACCGCATGTTCGACCTCGGCTTCATCAAGGACGTGCGCTTCATCTTCCGCCGCCTGCCGGCCCGCGAGAAGCGCCAGGTGCTGCTGTTCTCCGCCACGCTCAGCCACCGCGTGCTCGAGTTGGCCTACGAACACATGCACGAGGCCGAGAAACTGGTGGTGGAGACGGAAAATGTCACCGCCGACCGGGTCCGCCAGGTCGTCTACTTCCCCTCCAAGGAAGAGAAGATGCCGCTTCTGCTCAACCTGCTCGAAGAGAGCAAGACCGAGCGCAGCATCATTTTCGTCAACACCAAGGCCGCCGCCGAACGCATCACCGATCGCCTGAAGCGGCACAACTTCCGCGTCGGCGCCATTTCCGGCGACGTGCCGCAGGTCAAGCGCCAGAAGCTGCTCCAGCGCTTCCAGGATGGCCAGATCGACCTGCTCGTGGCCACCGACGTGGCCGCGCGCGGCCTGCACATCCCGGCGGTCAGCCACGTCTTCAACTACGACCTTCCGCAGGACGCCGAAGATTACGTGCATCGCATCGGCCGTACCGCCCGCCTGGGTGCGGAGGGCGACGCGGTCAGCTTCGCCTGCGACCTGTATGCGATGGGCCTGCCGGACATCGAGACGTACATCAACCAGAAGATCCCCACCGCCTCCATCGACGCGAAGATGCTGGTGATGCCGGCACCGCGTCCGCGCGCCGACGGCGTGCAGGACGAAGTGGACGATCCGAACGACACCGGCGGCCACATCCCGACCCGCGGCGCGCCGCCGGAGAAGGGTGGCCGTGCCGGCCGCGACGGTCGTGGCGGGCCGTCCCGTTCCGGCGAGCGTCCGGCCAGCCGTGAGCGCCGCCCGCGTCCGCCGCGCGAGGACCAGCCCGTGGGCGGTTTCACCGCGGCATCCACCGAAATACCGATGACGACGGTCGTGGTCGCGGAGTCGGTCGAACAACTGCCGGCTGCGGCCGAGGCCATGGCCGCCGACGGCGCGGTGAAGAAGCGTCGCCGCCGTCGCGGTGGTCGCGGTCGAGGCGCACGGGAGGGCCTCGACGTGGCGACCGACGGCCAGCAGGTGGTCGAGGCGGCGGCCACGGCCGATCGCCCGGCGGCGTCGCCGGGCGCGCGCCATAAGGACGAGGGTCCGGCCGAGTCGAACCCGGGGCGTCGTCCGTCACGCCAGGTGGCGGCGAACCGTCCCGCCGGCACGCCGGCTCTCGCGGAAAAGACGCACGAGAAAAAAGTCGGCTTCTTCCGCCGCATCGGTCGCCTCTTCGGCAGCCGCTGA
- a CDS encoding glutamate--cysteine ligase, with product MSIPSAAKSTPIGDRNDLVAYLAKGEKPREAWRIGTEHEKFGFYSDDLTPPPFDGDRPGIRQLMETLATRFGWDVAREGDIPVALTKGMANITLEPAGQLELSGAPLETIHDTCDEVTDHLREVRSVAEELGIGFLGMGFQPKWRRDQMPWMPKGRYKIMREYMPKVGSLGLDMMTRTCTVQVNLDFSSEADMVKKFRVALALQPIATALFANSPFTEGKPNGYKSFRSQVWTDTDADRTGMLDFVFEDGFGYERYVDYILDVPMYFSYRDGKYVDLAGQDFKKFMRGELPALPGVRADMKDWADHLTTAFPEVRLKQYLEMRGADTSTWNSLCALPAFWVGLLYDDTALDAAWDLVKDFTKAERHALRDGVPKEALALRFRDHSVRELSLEAVKIARDGLKRRNRLGQRGVDESVYLEPLEEIALSGKTQADTKLELFHGQWNQSVDPVFRDYAY from the coding sequence GTGTCCATTCCCAGCGCCGCCAAGAGCACGCCCATCGGCGACCGTAACGACCTGGTGGCGTATCTCGCCAAGGGCGAGAAGCCCCGCGAAGCCTGGCGCATCGGCACGGAGCACGAGAAGTTCGGCTTCTACAGCGACGACCTGACCCCGCCCCCGTTCGACGGCGACCGCCCCGGCATCCGTCAGCTGATGGAAACGCTGGCCACGCGCTTCGGCTGGGATGTCGCCCGCGAGGGGGATATCCCCGTGGCGTTGACCAAGGGCATGGCCAATATCACGCTCGAGCCCGCCGGCCAGCTCGAACTCTCCGGCGCGCCGCTGGAGACGATCCACGACACATGCGACGAAGTGACAGACCATCTCAGGGAGGTCCGCTCGGTGGCGGAAGAACTGGGTATCGGCTTCCTCGGCATGGGCTTCCAGCCGAAATGGCGCCGCGACCAGATGCCCTGGATGCCCAAGGGGCGCTACAAGATCATGCGCGAGTACATGCCCAAGGTGGGCTCGCTCGGCCTGGACATGATGACCCGCACCTGCACCGTCCAGGTCAACCTCGACTTCTCCAGCGAGGCGGACATGGTGAAGAAGTTCCGCGTCGCGCTCGCACTGCAACCCATCGCCACCGCGCTGTTCGCCAACTCGCCCTTTACCGAGGGCAAGCCCAACGGCTACAAGTCGTTCCGCTCGCAGGTATGGACGGACACCGATGCCGACCGTACCGGCATGCTCGACTTCGTGTTCGAGGACGGCTTCGGCTACGAGCGCTATGTCGATTACATCCTCGATGTACCGATGTACTTCAGCTATCGCGACGGCAAGTATGTCGACCTGGCCGGACAGGACTTCAAAAAGTTCATGCGCGGCGAGTTGCCGGCGTTGCCTGGCGTACGGGCCGACATGAAGGACTGGGCCGATCACCTGACCACCGCATTCCCCGAGGTGCGCCTCAAGCAGTACCTGGAAATGCGCGGCGCCGACACCAGCACATGGAATTCGCTGTGCGCCCTGCCGGCCTTCTGGGTGGGCCTGCTTTACGACGACACCGCACTGGATGCCGCATGGGATCTCGTGAAAGACTTCACGAAGGCCGAGCGCCATGCCTTGCGCGACGGCGTGCCGAAAGAGGCGCTCGCGCTGCGTTTCCGCGATCACAGTGTGCGCGAACTCTCACTGGAAGCGGTGAAGATCGCCCGTGACGGCCTGAAGCGCCGCAACCGCCTGGGCCAGCGCGGTGTGGACGAGTCGGTGTACCTCGAGCCGCTGGAGGAGATCGCCCTGTCCGGCAAGACCCAGGCCGATACCAAGCTCGAGCTTTTCCACGGCCAGTGGAACCAGAGCGTCGATCCCGTTTTCCGCGACTACGCGTACTGA
- the rho gene encoding transcription termination factor Rho: protein MSDIETKDSNDAKGAGDTPATEPRPRTRRKAPPAETQAVETSAPAPAPVKAPPPLPPVPAPMPAPAPQAELQLGNTSAPPADARPASSQGDSRDGGQANPPQGGSQGGQNGQPQARGDNPNPQQNRNDRNPNGGANPNGGANNANNAEREGRGRRRRNERNPPRPGGGGGGNPGNGNGGGGNYQHPRNNNNNGYPVDDDENADAGSNDRLINLTELKRKNAIQLLEFAESLGVREGVARQRKQDVVFNILKAHARSGGGIWAEGVLEILQDGFGFLRSADESYLAGPDDIYVSPSQIRRFNLRTGDYITGRVRHPKEGERYFAMLKVDDINGDPPEASKNKLLFENLTPLFPRKSFKLERGNGSTEDITGRILDLVAPIGRGQRGLIVSQPKSGKTMMLQNVAQAIQYNHPDVHLIMLLIDERPEEVTEIARTVRAEVISSTFDEPAVRHVQVAEMVIERAKRLVEHKKDVVILLDSITRLARAYNTVVPSSGKVLTGGVDANALQRPKRFFGAARNVEEGGSLTIIATALTDTGSKMDEVIYEEFKGTGNMEVHLSRRISEKRVYPAIDINRSGTRREDLLIDPDLLAKIWILRKLLHPMDELAAMEFMLDKMKNTKSNDEFFNSMKR, encoded by the coding sequence GTGTCCGATATCGAAACCAAAGACTCCAACGACGCCAAGGGCGCCGGCGACACGCCTGCGACCGAACCGCGTCCCCGCACGCGCCGCAAGGCGCCGCCTGCCGAAACGCAGGCGGTAGAGACGAGTGCTCCCGCACCGGCTCCGGTCAAGGCCCCGCCGCCGTTGCCACCGGTGCCCGCGCCGATGCCCGCGCCCGCGCCCCAGGCGGAACTGCAGCTGGGCAACACCTCGGCGCCGCCCGCCGACGCCCGACCGGCGTCGTCGCAAGGCGATTCCCGTGACGGTGGCCAGGCCAACCCGCCGCAGGGCGGCAGTCAGGGCGGTCAGAACGGCCAGCCGCAGGCGCGGGGCGACAACCCCAACCCGCAGCAGAACCGTAACGACCGCAATCCCAACGGTGGCGCCAATCCCAACGGTGGCGCCAACAACGCCAACAATGCCGAGCGCGAAGGCCGCGGCCGTCGTCGCCGCAACGAGCGCAACCCGCCCCGTCCGGGTGGCGGTGGCGGTGGCAATCCGGGCAACGGCAATGGCGGCGGTGGCAATTATCAGCATCCGCGCAACAACAATAACAACGGCTACCCCGTCGACGACGACGAGAACGCCGATGCCGGCAGCAACGATCGCCTGATCAACCTCACCGAGCTCAAGCGCAAGAACGCCATCCAGCTGCTCGAGTTCGCCGAGTCGCTCGGCGTGCGCGAGGGCGTGGCCCGCCAGCGCAAACAGGATGTGGTGTTCAACATCCTGAAGGCCCACGCCCGGTCGGGCGGCGGCATCTGGGCGGAAGGCGTGCTGGAAATCCTGCAGGACGGCTTCGGCTTCCTGCGCTCGGCCGACGAGTCGTACCTGGCCGGCCCGGACGACATCTATGTCTCGCCCAGCCAGATCCGTCGCTTCAACCTGCGCACCGGCGACTACATCACCGGACGCGTCCGCCATCCCAAGGAAGGCGAGCGCTACTTCGCGATGCTCAAGGTGGACGACATCAACGGCGATCCGCCGGAGGCGTCGAAGAACAAGCTCCTGTTCGAAAACCTCACGCCGCTGTTCCCGCGCAAATCGTTCAAGCTCGAGCGCGGTAACGGCTCCACCGAGGACATCACCGGCCGCATCCTCGACCTGGTGGCGCCCATCGGCCGAGGCCAGCGCGGTCTCATCGTCTCCCAGCCCAAATCCGGCAAGACGATGATGCTACAGAACGTCGCGCAGGCCATCCAGTACAACCACCCGGACGTCCATCTGATCATGCTGTTGATCGATGAGCGCCCCGAGGAAGTCACTGAAATCGCCCGCACGGTCCGCGCCGAAGTGATCAGCTCCACCTTCGACGAACCCGCGGTGCGTCACGTGCAGGTGGCCGAGATGGTGATCGAGCGGGCCAAGCGCCTGGTCGAGCACAAGAAGGACGTGGTGATCCTGCTCGACTCGATCACGCGCCTGGCCCGCGCCTATAACACGGTGGTGCCCAGCTCTGGCAAGGTGCTCACCGGCGGTGTCGACGCCAATGCCCTGCAGCGTCCGAAGCGGTTCTTCGGCGCGGCACGCAACGTCGAGGAAGGCGGCAGCCTGACGATCATCGCCACGGCGCTGACCGACACCGGCTCGAAGATGGACGAGGTGATCTACGAGGAGTTCAAGGGCACCGGCAACATGGAAGTGCACCTCTCCCGTCGCATTTCCGAGAAGCGCGTCTACCCGGCCATCGACATCAACCGGTCCGGCACGCGCCGCGAAGACCTGCTGATCGATCCTGACCTTCTCGCCAAGATCTGGATCCTGCGCAAGCTCCTCCACCCGATGGACGAGTTGGCGGCGATGGAGTTCATGCTCGACAAGATGAAGAACACGAAGTCCAACGACGAGTTCTTCAATTCGATGAAGCGCTGA